Part of the Paenibacillus terrae HPL-003 genome is shown below.
CGGAACGGTTCTTTGTGTGGGTGAGCTGCTGATTGATTTTTTCTGCGTGGATACATCCATGCTCCTTTTTGATCCAAGTTGGAGCGATTGCAGCCTTGCCGTCGATGGAAGAAGTTATTCGTTTCGTAGAGCAGGATGAATCAAGGATTGAAGCGTAAGAACGGCAAAAGGTGTCCGATGATCCCTAAGGACAGTGGAGTGGACACCTTTTTATGTAGCATAGAATGGTGCTACCGATCAGGGCGTCTCCTTTTACAACCATGATAGAGTTTCAACTCAGAAGCAACTCGGAAAATTCGCTCTAAATCACAGTATGCCTCGCTAATAACTACGGGTTCTCTTCAGTCTAATAAAACCATGATGTAAACAGATTGTTAATCGGTTTATAGATCATTATGACCAGTAGCAATGGGCTCGGCACATTGATCTTGTACAAGGAGCAGATCACCGCACCAATGCCCGTGATCCAGAACAAGCCCCAGACCAGATAGTCTCGGCGCCTGCTCCCTCGTCTCAGCAAAGGCACATCGATGATCACACAAGCCGCCGCTGCAGCCAGAAAAAGCAGTAACACCATTGCGCTCACTCCTTAATATCTTGAAGAAAGGATTTGTCTGTAATGCCAATCCGGTTAATCGTCACGCTGGCTTTGTAATGGACGGGTAGCGATTTTAGGTAATTGTCCCCTTTTTCCCGTTGCAGCCTCGCCCAGGCTTGGGGATTGGCACGATAGATCAACTGTCCAAAGCCCATACTATCCACATTATAGCGCTCATTAATTTGCTCAACTGCCGTTTTCATCCGAAAGATAATTTTTTCTTCCGATTTCCTTTCCAGCTCTTTAATCACGCTCTCTGCCTCCAGATTATCATTGCTCATTACCTCTTCAACATTACACAAGGCCTTTACATCGATGTAAATATGTGGTTCACCATCAATAAACTTGACTTTACGTTTAGTGTCTGTTTGTAGCGCTTCAATGACGATGGGCCGTCCGTCGTCTCCTGCTACAGGCCCTGAGCTTTTGACAACGTTATTGGTGACATAATTGTAGCCGATCGTCTCGTTATCGCTTAACCACCCGATCATCTTATCCTTCCGGAATACGGCTATATTACTGTAACGTAAACTGACTGGAGGCGAGCTATCTTCCAGATTGCTCTTCTTTTCGCCCTCACTGACATTGCCGGACATCTTCACTCCGGTCAACACCGGATTCTTCCCCTCGTACAGCAAATCTTCAATAAATTGGTTCAAAGGAACAGCGACTGTTTTTGCCGATGCCTTATATGATTTGTCCAGGGAATTATACAATTTACTTGCTGGCAATTTCTCTAGCGGGGTAAGGACCTTCAGGACATCTTCGGCAGTGGTGCCTTTGGCGACCATGGCGTAGAAATCATTACGCGGCTCGCGGCTCCGCTTCAGCATATCAAGTACCTTGCCAATCCCGGCCCGGGCAAGCTCCTCTCCGATCACCAGTATACGGATATGCCCATAGTAGCTGGCTCTCGCGCTGTCGAGACTGTACTTGCGCTGGGCTTCATAGATCGTGGGTACCGTGAAGCTAGATACAACCACCGGCACCCCCGCCCCTCCCGCCCCTCCTGCCGTCTGCGAGGCAATTGCTGAAGGAATAACCACCTGCAACGTAACCTTGTAGCCAGATTCAGCCTTATCTAGCCCCATTCCCAGCACAAAGGCCATTTCATTTAACTCCTGTCTTTCCCAGCACCCGCCGAGCAGCATAGGAAGCAAAAGAGCAAGCAGCAGTCGCGAAACAGTTTTACGGTTTTTTGGACTCATCTGCCGACTCCTTTCGCTTGGATGTGCTTTGACGGTCAAGATTTTGAACCATGCTTTCTGCCGGCCTTGTCTTTAAACGCGGCCAGGGAAAGCGGAAGATGGAATCCTTAAGATCATTTGGACGGTATGGCCCGATCGGACTCATATAAGGCCTGCCGAAAGAACGCAGACTCGCCAGATGCAGCACGATTAAAAAGATACCGAAGAGTATTCCGTATAGTCCAATAAAGCCAGCCAATCCGATAAGAACAAAGCGAATGATTCTTGCAGCGATCGACATGCCCGTCTCTGGCATGACAAAACTGGATATGGCCGTAATGGACACAATAATAACCATTGCTGATGAAATAAAGCCCGCCGCAACCGCTGCCTGGCCTATAACAAGTGTTCCAACAATGGATATCGCCTGGCCTATATTTTTGGGAATTCTTACTCCTGCTTCCCGCAGAATCTCATACGTTAATTCCATGAGCATCGCCTCAACAAATGCGGGAAAAGGAACGCTTTCCCTCTGTGCGGCAAGGCTGATAACCAGATTGGTAGGGATCATCTCCTGATGATAAGTCGTAACCGCCACATAAAAAGAAGGGGCAAGCAACGTAATAAAAAAAGAAAGAAAACGGATAAACCGCAGCAAGGTGGCAATATCGGCCCGCTGATAATAATCTTCGGCGGATTGAAAAAAGGTAACAAAAAAGGTAGGCACCAACAGGACAAATGGTGTTCCATCCACAAGAATCGCCACTTTGCCTTCCAGGATTCCCGCTGCGATAGTATCCGGCCGATCGCTGTTATAGATCGTGGGAAACGGAGTAGCAGCCGTATCTTGAATAAACTCCTCGATATATCCGCTCTCCAGAATACTGTCCGTATCTATTTTGGCCAATCTGCGCTTCACTTCCTGCACCAGGTCAGGGTTTGCGATGTTGGTGAGATACATAATGGATACGCTGGTTTGAGTCACCCTACCGATCTGGAAAGTTTCCAGCCACAATTGGCTGTCTTTAATCTTCCTTCGGAGCAATGCCGTGTTCGTCCGCAAATTTTCCGTGAACCCTTCCATTGGCCCACGTACAACTGATTGTGAGCTTGGTTCGCCTACATTACGGTCCTCCCATCCAGGCAGTCCGATCCGCAGGGCGCTGGATGTTCCGTCCACCAGCACCATGATATTACCGGATAGCAGCTCATGAACAAATTGTCCAAGGTCATGCGTGACGGACAGATCCCCCGCAATCAGCATACGTTTTCGCAAAAGCTCCATCTTCTGATTAGCATCAAGATCTCTCATCTGCTCAGGGGTACAGCGTTCCTGAAGTGAAAATAATATGGAGTTATGCAGCACCTGGGTATCCACAAGACCATCAATATAAAGCAAGGCAATATGCGTAGACTCATCCAACTGCAGCTTTTTAGTGATCAAATCGGTGCTTTTCCCGAGCAATTGAACTAACTGCACCACATTGTCCTCTAAGCGATGTGATAGTGTGCCCGTAATTGAATCCTTCATGTCGCAACCTCCGCATTCCGTGAGCAAGCTGCAGATAGTATGACTGAAAAAGTTGATAATTATTCCTTTACACCCCTTTTTTGACCATCAATTAATAATTATGTTATAAAATCACATACTAAAGGAAATGACAAAAGAAAACTTGAAAGGCAGTATGCAGCAGATTTGGAGGAATCTCATGAATCTTGAAAAAGATCGGATTAGTACGGCTCAAATGATGATGCTTGGGCTTTTTTCGCTCATTGGGGAAATGGCACTTGTTTATCCTGCAGCAATAACAACAGGAGCCCACGAGGATGCGTGGATTGCTGGCATAATTAGTATTCCGCTAGGACTTGCAATCGTAAAGCTGATGGTATCTGCATCCAATATTGATCCAACAAAAACGATTATTGAGCTTTCACTACAAGTATTAGGAAAATGGGTTGGTGGAGCTGTAGCGTTGAGCTATTTATTCTTTTACCTGATTGCAGCCTCCACCTATGTCAGAGAAATCGAAGATTTCATGTGCACACAGATTTACGAGGCGACACCCGGCGGGGTCATTCGCTTCATGGCAATTGTTCTGCTGGTGTATGGTTTGCGGCTGGGTCTTGAAACGCTGGGCAGAGCAGCCCAGATTTTCTTCCCTTTCTTTGCGTTTTTTCTGATTTGCCTAATCGTTCTCCTGTTCCCTGATGTCAAGATCGAGCGTATCTATCCTATTTTAAATACACCATTTCCTGACATGCTGCACACCATTATGTTCGGCGTATTTTATCCCTTTGGAGAAATTTGCGTGTTCTTCATGGTGTATCCCTATGTCCGTAAACAAAGCAATACGAACCGCAGTTTATTTTTCTCCCTA
Proteins encoded:
- a CDS encoding Ger(x)C family spore germination protein, with the protein product MSPKNRKTVSRLLLALLLPMLLGGCWERQELNEMAFVLGMGLDKAESGYKVTLQVVIPSAIASQTAGGAGGAGVPVVVSSFTVPTIYEAQRKYSLDSARASYYGHIRILVIGEELARAGIGKVLDMLKRSREPRNDFYAMVAKGTTAEDVLKVLTPLEKLPASKLYNSLDKSYKASAKTVAVPLNQFIEDLLYEGKNPVLTGVKMSGNVSEGEKKSNLEDSSPPVSLRYSNIAVFRKDKMIGWLSDNETIGYNYVTNNVVKSSGPVAGDDGRPIVIEALQTDTKRKVKFIDGEPHIYIDVKALCNVEEVMSNDNLEAESVIKELERKSEEKIIFRMKTAVEQINERYNVDSMGFGQLIYRANPQAWARLQREKGDNYLKSLPVHYKASVTINRIGITDKSFLQDIKE
- a CDS encoding spore germination protein, encoding MKDSITGTLSHRLEDNVVQLVQLLGKSTDLITKKLQLDESTHIALLYIDGLVDTQVLHNSILFSLQERCTPEQMRDLDANQKMELLRKRMLIAGDLSVTHDLGQFVHELLSGNIMVLVDGTSSALRIGLPGWEDRNVGEPSSQSVVRGPMEGFTENLRTNTALLRRKIKDSQLWLETFQIGRVTQTSVSIMYLTNIANPDLVQEVKRRLAKIDTDSILESGYIEEFIQDTAATPFPTIYNSDRPDTIAAGILEGKVAILVDGTPFVLLVPTFFVTFFQSAEDYYQRADIATLLRFIRFLSFFITLLAPSFYVAVTTYHQEMIPTNLVISLAAQRESVPFPAFVEAMLMELTYEILREAGVRIPKNIGQAISIVGTLVIGQAAVAAGFISSAMVIIVSITAISSFVMPETGMSIAARIIRFVLIGLAGFIGLYGILFGIFLIVLHLASLRSFGRPYMSPIGPYRPNDLKDSIFRFPWPRLKTRPAESMVQNLDRQSTSKRKESADESKKP
- a CDS encoding GerAB/ArcD/ProY family transporter is translated as MNLEKDRISTAQMMMLGLFSLIGEMALVYPAAITTGAHEDAWIAGIISIPLGLAIVKLMVSASNIDPTKTIIELSLQVLGKWVGGAVALSYLFFYLIAASTYVREIEDFMCTQIYEATPGGVIRFMAIVLLVYGLRLGLETLGRAAQIFFPFFAFFLICLIVLLFPDVKIERIYPILNTPFPDMLHTIMFGVFYPFGEICVFFMVYPYVRKQSNTNRSLFFSLLIGGVALNLILFLSLTVLGAYFSEHEFYAAYILAQRVNIANFLQRIEALMATTWIISTYFKTVLFFHAFVLGTAQLLKLKSYRPLIFPVAFMIYGLSHLIAKDIIFYVKEIPSYWVDWDLTYAFAFPLILLIVYHIRKRINQNNQTT